Proteins co-encoded in one Vicinamibacterales bacterium genomic window:
- a CDS encoding CusA/CzcA family heavy metal efflux RND transporter, with product MINKIIDFSVDNKVIVFALVLAAALLGVWSIRHAPLDAIPDLSDTQVIIFSRWDQSPDVVEDQVTYPIVSAMLGAPKVKAVRGFSDFGYSYVYVVFEDGTDLYWARSRTLEYLSSVTPTLPQGVRTQLGPDATGLGWVFQYALVDTSGKHSLAEIRSYQDWYLRPYLKAVSGVAEVAPIGGFGRAYQVNVDPNRLRAYGLPMTAVVEAVRGSNSEVGGRLLEFGGTEYMVRGRGYAKSLGDLEETVVSASGGGTPIRIRDIGQVVLGPDLRRGVSDLDGGGEVVSGIVIMRQGENALEVIDRVKSKIRQIEPGMPSGLKLVPIYDRSDLIKRSIDTLKSTLLEVVVTVALVILLFLRHLPSAMIPIVTIPLAVLISFIPFRMLGVTANIMSLGGIAIAIGALVDAAIVVVEQTHKKLEEWQRNGQHGDARDVVITAVKEVGGPSFFALLVIAVSFLPVLTLEGQEGRLFKPLAYTKNLSMIVAAVLAITLDPALRLLFMRTGPLAVRPAWLSRVVNAVLVGKIHQEEGHPVSRFLIRTYEPVVAWALRKKWTVIGGAVVLILLTIPAFARLGSEFMPPLDEGSLLYMPSTMPGISITEAQKLLQVTDRIIASFPEVDRVLGKAGRAETSTDPAPLSMLETIITLKPRSQWRRVDTWYSAWAPEWLKPILRPLTSDRISQEQLVAQLNDALKLPGLSNSWTMPVKGRIDMLTTGVRTPIGLKISGVDTKIIGEIGTRIEAMLAHVQGTRSVFAERTGDGFFLDVVWDRNQLARYGLSVDQAQATVQSAIGGETVTTTIEGRERYPVSVRYLQDFRADIGAIGRVLVPTADKDRQIPLAQLASVKIVTGPSMIRNEDGLLTGYVYVDLAGRDPGSYVEDADRVLRAGLKLPPGYAFFWSGQYEAMQRVRERLTIVVPITLFLVFILLYLNTRSLAKTLIVALAVPFSAIGAVWFLYLLGYNMSVGVWVGLIALLGVDAETGVFMLLYLDLAYQRAEREGRLRTPDDLRAAIIEGAVKRIRPKFMTVATTFLGLVPIMWATGTGSDVMKRIAAPMIGGIFTSFILELVVYPVVYQAWRWRGLTEQRRPLS from the coding sequence ATGATCAACAAGATCATCGATTTCTCCGTTGACAACAAGGTCATCGTCTTCGCGCTCGTCCTCGCGGCGGCGCTGCTGGGCGTGTGGTCGATCCGCCACGCGCCGCTCGACGCCATTCCCGACCTGAGCGACACGCAGGTCATCATCTTCTCGCGCTGGGACCAGAGCCCCGATGTCGTCGAGGACCAGGTCACGTATCCGATCGTTTCGGCGATGCTTGGCGCGCCGAAGGTCAAGGCCGTCCGCGGCTTCTCCGACTTCGGCTACTCCTACGTCTACGTCGTGTTCGAGGATGGCACCGATCTGTACTGGGCGCGGTCGCGGACGCTCGAGTACCTGTCGAGCGTCACCCCGACGCTGCCCCAAGGCGTGAGAACGCAACTCGGCCCGGATGCCACCGGGCTCGGCTGGGTCTTCCAGTACGCGCTCGTCGACACGAGCGGCAAGCACAGTCTCGCCGAGATCCGGTCGTACCAGGACTGGTATCTCCGTCCGTATCTCAAGGCGGTGTCCGGGGTCGCCGAGGTGGCGCCAATCGGCGGATTCGGCCGTGCGTACCAGGTGAACGTCGATCCCAATCGCCTGCGTGCGTATGGCCTCCCCATGACCGCCGTCGTCGAAGCGGTGCGCGGCAGCAACAGCGAGGTTGGCGGGCGGCTGCTCGAGTTCGGTGGAACTGAATACATGGTCCGCGGCCGCGGCTACGCGAAGTCGCTCGGGGATCTCGAAGAGACGGTCGTCTCCGCGAGCGGTGGCGGAACGCCGATCCGCATCCGCGACATCGGCCAGGTGGTGCTCGGCCCGGATCTGAGGCGCGGCGTGTCGGATCTCGACGGCGGCGGCGAGGTGGTGTCCGGCATCGTCATCATGCGGCAGGGCGAGAATGCCCTGGAAGTCATCGACCGCGTGAAGTCGAAGATCAGGCAGATCGAGCCGGGCATGCCGTCCGGCCTGAAGCTCGTCCCGATCTACGACCGCTCGGATCTGATCAAGCGGTCGATTGACACCCTGAAATCGACGTTGCTCGAGGTCGTGGTCACCGTCGCGCTCGTCATCCTGCTGTTCCTCCGGCACCTTCCGAGCGCGATGATCCCCATCGTCACCATTCCGCTGGCGGTGCTGATCTCCTTCATCCCGTTCCGCATGCTCGGCGTCACCGCCAACATCATGTCGCTCGGCGGGATCGCCATAGCCATCGGCGCGCTGGTCGATGCCGCCATCGTCGTGGTCGAGCAGACGCACAAGAAGTTGGAGGAGTGGCAGCGAAACGGCCAGCACGGCGACGCCCGCGACGTCGTCATCACGGCGGTCAAGGAGGTCGGCGGGCCATCGTTCTTCGCGCTGCTCGTGATCGCGGTGTCCTTCCTGCCGGTGCTCACGCTCGAAGGGCAGGAGGGACGGCTCTTCAAGCCGCTGGCCTACACGAAGAACCTGTCGATGATCGTCGCCGCGGTGCTGGCGATCACGCTCGATCCGGCGCTCCGCCTGCTGTTCATGCGGACGGGTCCGCTGGCGGTGCGGCCCGCGTGGCTCTCGCGGGTGGTCAACGCCGTGCTCGTCGGCAAGATCCACCAGGAAGAAGGACATCCGGTCAGCCGCTTCCTGATCCGCACCTACGAACCGGTGGTGGCCTGGGCGCTACGGAAGAAATGGACGGTCATCGGCGGCGCGGTGGTGCTGATCCTCCTCACCATCCCGGCGTTCGCGAGGCTGGGCTCGGAGTTCATGCCGCCGCTCGACGAGGGTTCGCTCCTCTACATGCCCTCGACGATGCCGGGCATCTCGATCACCGAGGCGCAGAAGCTGCTGCAGGTGACCGACCGGATCATTGCGTCGTTCCCGGAAGTCGATCGGGTGCTGGGCAAGGCCGGGCGCGCGGAGACTTCGACCGACCCCGCGCCGTTGTCGATGCTCGAGACGATCATCACCCTGAAGCCGAGATCGCAATGGCGTCGGGTGGACACCTGGTACTCCGCCTGGGCGCCCGAGTGGCTGAAACCGATCCTGCGCCCGCTCACGTCCGATCGGATCTCGCAGGAACAACTCGTCGCCCAGCTGAACGACGCGCTCAAGCTCCCTGGCCTCTCCAACTCGTGGACGATGCCCGTCAAGGGGCGAATCGACATGCTCACCACCGGCGTGCGGACACCGATTGGGCTGAAGATCTCCGGGGTGGACACGAAGATCATCGGTGAGATCGGCACCCGGATCGAGGCCATGCTCGCCCACGTCCAGGGGACGCGGAGCGTGTTCGCGGAGCGCACGGGGGACGGGTTCTTCCTCGACGTGGTGTGGGACCGCAACCAGCTCGCTCGATACGGCTTGAGCGTGGATCAGGCGCAGGCCACCGTGCAGAGCGCGATCGGCGGCGAAACGGTGACGACGACGATCGAAGGGAGAGAGCGGTATCCGGTGAGTGTGCGGTACCTGCAGGATTTCCGCGCGGACATCGGCGCCATCGGGCGGGTCCTCGTGCCAACGGCCGACAAGGACCGCCAGATCCCGCTGGCGCAGCTGGCCTCGGTGAAGATCGTGACGGGGCCGTCGATGATCCGCAACGAGGACGGCCTGCTCACTGGCTACGTGTACGTGGACCTCGCGGGCCGCGATCCTGGCAGCTACGTCGAGGACGCGGACCGTGTGCTGCGGGCCGGGCTGAAACTGCCGCCCGGGTACGCCTTCTTCTGGAGCGGTCAGTACGAGGCGATGCAGCGCGTGCGCGAACGGCTGACGATCGTCGTCCCGATCACGTTGTTCCTCGTGTTCATCCTGCTCTACCTGAACACCCGATCGCTCGCGAAGACGCTCATCGTGGCGCTTGCAGTGCCGTTCTCCGCAATCGGCGCGGTCTGGTTCCTCTACCTGCTCGGCTACAACATGAGCGTGGGTGTCTGGGTCGGCCTGATCGCCCTGCTCGGTGTCGATGCCGAAACGGGCGTGTTCATGCTGCTCTACCTCGACCTGGCCTACCAGCGGGCCGAGCGCGAGGGGCGCCTGCGCACCCCCGACGACCTGCGCGCCGCAATCATCGAGGGCGCCGTCAAGCGGATCAGGCCGAAGTTCATGACGGTCGCGACGACGTTTCTCGGACTGGTGCCCATCATGTGGGCCACCGGGACCGGTTCGGATGTCATGAAGCGGATCGCGGCGCCGATGATTGGCGGCATCTTCACGTCGTTCATCCTGGAACTGGTCGTGTACCCCGTGGTGTACCAGGCGTGGCGATGGCGGGGGCTGACCGAACAACGGAGGCCGCTCTCATGA